In a single window of the Planctomycetota bacterium genome:
- a CDS encoding phytanoyl-CoA dioxygenase family protein, which translates to MTSTTTPRVLASDMPFVSSDTIAYGSTQEERDYLFDLQGFTIVKNCLTSNQLQEINGWVDENMRDDLQPGEWIGDVQVHTYGSKDGVNFQNIVEAGPVFWNLLTNPAYFEDVKRYICSEMHHIAVDELFLNVRRTGGFIPIHSGGTNTRFTSRFRNQAGRWAVGQINVLMALTDIGHGDGPTTVVPCSHKAMEDHPQLANAWDKDNPVSGATALGMVEVHLKAGEALMFTDGMSHGSMPRTSDGERRVMIYRYSPHLLAKRFGYLPSKRLMEAVGPEVTKMLVGIEPRVRPGRTIEAGEFDGLGYHT; encoded by the coding sequence ATGACATCAACCACCACGCCAAGAGTTCTCGCCTCTGACATGCCGTTCGTTTCGTCCGACACCATCGCGTACGGATCGACGCAAGAAGAGCGAGACTACCTCTTTGATTTGCAGGGCTTCACCATCGTGAAGAACTGCCTGACTTCGAACCAACTGCAAGAGATCAACGGCTGGGTCGACGAGAACATGCGGGATGACCTGCAACCGGGCGAGTGGATCGGTGACGTTCAGGTACACACCTACGGGTCGAAGGACGGTGTGAACTTCCAGAACATCGTCGAAGCCGGCCCGGTCTTTTGGAATCTTCTCACCAACCCGGCGTACTTCGAGGACGTCAAGCGATACATCTGCAGCGAGATGCATCACATCGCCGTCGACGAGCTGTTTCTGAACGTGCGCCGCACCGGCGGCTTCATTCCGATCCACAGCGGCGGCACCAACACCCGCTTCACGAGCCGCTTCCGAAACCAGGCGGGCCGATGGGCCGTTGGTCAGATCAACGTGCTCATGGCTCTCACCGACATCGGTCACGGTGATGGGCCGACCACGGTCGTCCCATGTAGCCACAAGGCGATGGAGGATCATCCGCAGTTGGCCAACGCGTGGGATAAGGACAACCCCGTGAGTGGTGCCACGGCGCTGGGCATGGTCGAGGTGCATCTCAAAGCCGGCGAGGCGTTGATGTTCACCGACGGCATGTCTCACGGCTCGATGCCGCGCACCAGCGACGGCGAGCGACGCGTGATGATCTACCGTTACAGCCCTCACCTCCTCGCCAAACGGTTCGGCTACCTCCCGAGCAAACGGCTCATGGAAGCGGTCGGCCCCGAGGTCACCAAGATGCTCGTCGGGATCGAGCCGCGCGTCCGCCCGGGCCGGACGATCGAAGCCGGCGAGTTCGACGGGCTCGGGTACCACACCTGA
- a CDS encoding helix-turn-helix transcriptional regulator: MPEAKLSHVVPDREAGRVWLHDARHVANPMREAHRHREWEMCLVERGTGEYIVADQRTHLRSGSMIWLLPSQVHILLRRSTDFRMWIMVARPSMVRSLARGPRRQWQGWETSPPSVPEVRQVSLTSIRRLHPVLRRLLTGPKDDRAGHDAGLRWALVDAWSAFRAGSPTAAVGVLSPAVVKAARLIARRPELDADALADAVAVSRSHLSRLIKAELGQSITELRNRERVRRFATAVRRGRKYTAAAYEAGFGSYAQCFRVVRQLTGSSPREWVGP, encoded by the coding sequence ATGCCCGAGGCGAAACTCTCTCACGTGGTGCCCGATCGCGAGGCCGGCCGTGTGTGGCTGCATGACGCCCGCCATGTCGCTAACCCAATGCGTGAGGCTCACCGACACCGGGAGTGGGAGATGTGCCTGGTCGAGCGCGGCACGGGTGAGTACATCGTCGCCGACCAGCGAACTCACCTGCGTTCCGGGTCGATGATCTGGTTGTTACCGAGTCAGGTTCACATTCTTCTCAGGCGTTCCACCGACTTTCGGATGTGGATCATGGTTGCACGTCCGTCGATGGTGCGTTCACTTGCCCGAGGCCCACGACGGCAATGGCAGGGGTGGGAAACGTCACCGCCATCGGTGCCGGAGGTGCGGCAGGTGTCGTTGACGAGTATCCGTAGATTGCATCCGGTGCTTCGGCGGCTGTTGACCGGACCGAAAGACGATCGCGCCGGTCACGATGCGGGATTGCGTTGGGCGTTGGTCGACGCGTGGAGTGCCTTTCGCGCCGGGTCACCGACAGCGGCGGTGGGCGTTCTCAGTCCGGCCGTTGTCAAAGCGGCGCGGCTGATCGCACGCCGACCCGAACTCGACGCCGATGCGCTCGCGGATGCCGTTGCGGTGAGCCGATCTCATCTGAGTCGACTGATCAAAGCCGAGCTTGGTCAGTCGATCACCGAACTACGCAATCGTGAGCGGGTCCGCCGATTCGCGACTGCCGTGCGTCGCGGTCGAAAGTACACGGCGGCGGCATATGAGGCGGGCTTTGGCAGTTACGCGCAGTGCTTCCGTGTCGTCCGCCAACTCACCGGGAGCAGTCCGCGGGAGTGGGTGGGTCCGTGA
- a CDS encoding phytanoyl-CoA dioxygenase family protein, whose translation MTSTPSQPALRPESVEQYLHGDYDRYPVTADEYRHYRQWGFLVVRGLVPADDIAELDEHTQALMRGELPEQSDVEEFDPSKAYDSPEELERAKQRGEYGTSRKLTKPPADLSPDEKAQFFLRIHMLHRQVALHEKCLLHPRLLDVVETLIGPDVSALQSMLFLKPPGKPGQGWHQDAFYIPTFPDTLVGAWIAIDDVDEYNGALWMAKGSASEPVYPPCPGNDAHAAQPVYGFGDTQLSDVHYIRGASEPDDRNTLTPIAEKYDRVLLRMKRGDVAFFNGHVLHQSRDNVTTDRYRRAFVGHYANARSFTQWGHDEEGNAPRDPVTGGTNASHILARGNTHLPFAKPRFGTPCAALLSAEQRRGSSEFIARVMAEHGDGLMGCGIADPNVVDD comes from the coding sequence ATGACCTCCACGCCTTCCCAGCCGGCGCTCAGGCCCGAGTCGGTCGAGCAATATCTCCACGGTGACTACGACCGCTACCCCGTCACCGCCGACGAATATCGCCACTACCGCCAGTGGGGCTTCCTCGTCGTGCGCGGACTTGTGCCAGCCGACGACATCGCCGAACTCGACGAGCACACCCAAGCCCTCATGCGAGGCGAACTTCCCGAGCAGTCGGACGTCGAGGAGTTTGACCCGAGCAAGGCGTATGACAGCCCCGAAGAACTCGAGCGGGCCAAGCAGCGCGGTGAGTATGGCACGAGCCGCAAGCTTACCAAGCCGCCGGCCGACCTCTCGCCCGACGAGAAGGCACAGTTCTTTCTACGGATACACATGCTTCATCGTCAGGTCGCACTTCACGAGAAGTGCCTTTTGCATCCGAGGCTACTCGACGTGGTCGAGACGCTGATCGGTCCGGACGTGTCGGCGCTGCAATCGATGCTGTTCCTCAAGCCGCCGGGCAAACCTGGTCAGGGCTGGCACCAGGACGCGTTCTACATCCCGACGTTCCCCGACACGCTCGTCGGTGCCTGGATCGCGATCGACGACGTGGACGAATACAACGGCGCGTTGTGGATGGCCAAAGGCAGCGCGAGCGAACCGGTGTATCCGCCCTGCCCCGGTAACGACGCCCACGCAGCACAGCCGGTCTACGGCTTCGGCGACACGCAGCTCTCGGACGTCCACTACATCCGCGGCGCCAGCGAGCCCGACGATCGCAACACGCTCACGCCGATCGCTGAGAAGTACGACCGCGTGCTGCTCCGCATGAAGCGTGGCGACGTGGCGTTCTTCAACGGCCATGTCCTGCACCAATCGCGCGACAACGTGACGACCGACCGCTATCGCCGGGCGTTCGTCGGGCACTACGCCAACGCGCGATCGTTCACGCAATGGGGCCACGACGAGGAAGGCAACGCCCCGCGTGATCCCGTGACCGGGGGCACCAATGCGAGCCACATCCTCGCTCGCGGCAACACGCACCTGCCGTTTGCCAAACCGCGCTTCGGAACACCATGCGCCGCGTTGCTGAGTGCCGAACAACGCAGGGGCAGCAGCGAGTTCATCGCCCGCGTCATGGCCGAACACGGCGACGGGCTGATGGGTTGCGGCATCGCGGACCCGAACGTCGTCGATGACTAA
- a CDS encoding helix-turn-helix transcriptional regulator: protein MSALPNVSAPKHFGHARNVPGATFGPRRLRDYEIVWMTDGSATYRFDDQSVDVAEGAVVLCRSGWRDEFLWDARRPSRHVFVHFDILRTPRSVMTGWPVVVEPKPGDLLRTCLQHLLAWRGRGDDALRRQVLRTMLGSFVAGETDVTVPPRDDLPDAVRAALAHIAITLRNDLSAGVTLDELAEVACVTREHLCRLFTQSVGHAPAAVVRLWRLDRASDLLVRSNDSVRQIAETVGFASPYHFSRRFSEAFGMSPTALRQSVRAGNTPPLPRLLHVFRVGREDQ, encoded by the coding sequence ATGTCCGCACTGCCCAATGTTTCGGCCCCGAAGCACTTCGGCCATGCACGCAACGTGCCGGGCGCGACGTTCGGGCCGCGGCGCTTGCGGGACTATGAAATTGTCTGGATGACCGACGGGTCGGCGACGTATCGGTTTGACGATCAGTCGGTCGATGTCGCAGAGGGCGCGGTGGTGCTTTGTCGGTCGGGTTGGCGAGACGAGTTCCTCTGGGACGCGCGTCGACCGAGCCGGCATGTATTCGTTCACTTCGACATTCTGCGTACGCCGAGATCGGTGATGACGGGCTGGCCGGTCGTCGTCGAGCCCAAGCCGGGCGACCTGCTGCGGACGTGTTTGCAGCACCTGCTCGCATGGCGTGGCCGGGGCGATGACGCGCTGCGTCGGCAAGTGTTGCGGACGATGCTCGGTTCGTTCGTTGCGGGCGAAACGGACGTGACCGTGCCACCGCGCGACGACCTTCCGGATGCGGTACGAGCGGCGCTGGCACACATTGCGATCACCCTTCGCAACGATCTATCGGCCGGGGTTACACTGGATGAATTGGCCGAGGTCGCCTGCGTCACACGCGAGCATCTTTGCCGACTCTTCACCCAAAGCGTGGGTCACGCTCCTGCGGCGGTCGTCCGTCTGTGGCGACTTGATCGCGCTTCCGACCTTCTCGTGCGCAGCAACGACTCGGTCCGCCAGATCGCCGAGACGGTCGGCTTCGCAAGTCCGTATCACTTCTCGCGGCGTTTCTCCGAGGCCTTCGGCATGTCGCCGACTGCCCTGCGCCAGTCCGTCCGGGCCGGCAATACGCCACCGTTGCCGCGCCTGTTGCACGTCTTTCGCGTGGGGCGTGAAGATCAATAA
- the miaB gene encoding tRNA (N6-isopentenyl adenosine(37)-C2)-methylthiotransferase MiaB, protein MSRKVYLETFGCQMNVLDSELVMGQLLARGYETTSDRESADVVLYNTCSVRERAEQKVWSRLGEMKQTDQLVGVMGCMAERDGTDIYRKFPHVDLLCGPGELDKLPAMIDNHFVTDASGRQTALMGANVRRSSTKAAAEDNLELLDLSRAVSPGDDVKQSYVRITRGCNKFCTYCVVPYTRGPEVHRPPSNIIDEVKKLADAGSIEVTLLGQTINHYAFDHGDGRTTTFADLLYEIHEAVPHLPRLRFVTSYPRDFTDEALQAMRDCERICRYLHVPAQHGDNRVLKAMNRGYTIEQYYDFIDRAYAYMPDVAVASDFIVGFPTETEDEFQTCKDVIRRARFKNSFIFKYSPRPGTVAIDRFADDIDDATKKRRNNELLAVQQEVADEVHQALVGQTLEVYVEGESKLVSKRQNNGVELGAGFRKQTDAVQLVARTRGDHIVVFDGDPSLKHSLVDVTVEKAKGLTLFAKKAHGFSGGSPATSDHALTHA, encoded by the coding sequence ATGTCTCGCAAAGTCTACCTTGAAACCTTCGGCTGTCAGATGAACGTGCTCGATTCAGAGCTGGTCATGGGGCAGTTGCTTGCGCGGGGGTACGAGACGACCAGCGATCGCGAGTCGGCGGACGTGGTGCTCTACAACACGTGTTCGGTGCGGGAGCGGGCCGAGCAAAAAGTGTGGTCACGGCTCGGGGAGATGAAGCAGACCGACCAGCTCGTTGGTGTCATGGGCTGCATGGCCGAGCGCGACGGGACCGATATCTACCGCAAGTTTCCCCACGTCGATCTGCTCTGCGGTCCCGGCGAGCTCGACAAGCTGCCGGCGATGATCGACAACCACTTCGTCACGGATGCATCTGGCCGCCAGACGGCGTTGATGGGGGCGAACGTCCGGCGCTCTTCGACCAAGGCCGCCGCTGAAGACAACCTCGAACTACTCGATCTCTCCCGCGCCGTCTCGCCCGGCGACGACGTGAAGCAGTCCTACGTCCGCATCACCCGCGGCTGCAACAAGTTCTGCACCTACTGCGTCGTCCCCTACACGCGCGGCCCCGAGGTCCACCGCCCGCCGAGCAACATCATCGATGAGGTGAAGAAGCTCGCCGACGCCGGCAGCATTGAAGTCACGCTGCTCGGCCAGACGATCAACCACTACGCATTCGACCACGGCGATGGGCGGACGACGACGTTCGCCGACCTGCTCTACGAGATCCACGAAGCCGTCCCGCACCTGCCACGGCTTCGGTTCGTCACCAGCTACCCGCGCGACTTCACCGACGAAGCCCTTCAGGCGATGCGCGACTGCGAACGCATCTGTCGCTACTTGCACGTCCCCGCCCAGCACGGTGACAACCGCGTGCTCAAGGCGATGAACCGTGGCTACACGATCGAGCAGTACTACGACTTCATCGACCGGGCTTACGCGTACATGCCCGACGTCGCCGTCGCGTCGGACTTCATCGTCGGCTTCCCGACCGAAACCGAAGATGAGTTCCAGACGTGCAAAGACGTGATCCGCCGGGCGCGGTTCAAGAACAGCTTCATCTTCAAGTACAGCCCACGCCCCGGCACCGTCGCGATCGATCGCTTTGCCGACGACATCGACGACGCGACGAAGAAACGCCGCAACAACGAACTGCTCGCGGTCCAACAGGAGGTCGCCGACGAAGTGCATCAAGCGCTGGTCGGCCAAACCCTCGAGGTCTACGTTGAGGGCGAGAGTAAGCTCGTCAGCAAGCGGCAGAACAACGGCGTCGAGCTCGGTGCCGGCTTCCGCAAGCAGACCGACGCCGTCCAACTCGTCGCCCGAACCCGCGGCGATCACATCGTCGTCTTCGACGGCGACCCGTCGTTGAAGCATTCGCTCGTGGATGTGACCGTTGAAAAGGCAAAGGGACTCACGCTCTTTGCCAAGAAAGCCCACGGCTTCAGCGGTGGGTCACCAGCGACGTCCGACCATGCCCTGACCCACGCCTGA
- a CDS encoding carbohydrate ABC transporter permease, with amino-acid sequence MKRVLANAVMWGGVVVMLAPIAWVLLASLRVGADVFDGGPLTLANYAELAGSPLLLRQIGNGLLLAGGGTALALVVCSLAGYALAKLRFAGRTAFVVACVAVLLLPAMALLPAVFGTAVWLGLFDTHAAVILPHAAAAFGALLYRQAMLSVPDETLDAARLDGCSEWRTWWSIALPQVAPVSALFVLLSFLALWNSYLWPQVVLASEAKQPLAVALANMAASPQYQTNYGLLMAATVVGLVPPAVVFVVCAQAWDRG; translated from the coding sequence GTGAAGCGTGTGTTGGCGAACGCGGTTATGTGGGGTGGCGTCGTGGTGATGCTCGCGCCGATCGCCTGGGTGTTGCTGGCGTCGCTGCGGGTTGGAGCGGATGTGTTCGACGGCGGGCCGTTGACGCTGGCGAACTATGCCGAGCTGGCCGGATCGCCGCTGCTATTGCGGCAGATCGGCAACGGGCTCCTGCTTGCGGGGGGCGGGACCGCACTTGCGTTGGTTGTCTGTTCGCTTGCCGGGTATGCGCTGGCGAAGCTGCGGTTCGCGGGTCGCACGGCGTTCGTCGTGGCCTGCGTCGCGGTGCTCTTGCTGCCGGCGATGGCGCTGCTGCCGGCGGTCTTCGGCACGGCGGTCTGGCTGGGGCTGTTCGACACGCACGCCGCGGTCATCCTTCCCCACGCGGCGGCCGCCTTCGGCGCTTTGCTTTACCGACAGGCGATGCTCAGTGTGCCTGACGAGACGCTCGACGCCGCCCGGCTCGACGGCTGCTCGGAGTGGCGGACGTGGTGGTCGATCGCGCTGCCACAGGTCGCGCCGGTGTCGGCGTTGTTCGTGTTGCTGTCGTTTCTCGCGCTCTGGAACAGCTATCTCTGGCCGCAGGTGGTGCTGGCCAGCGAGGCGAAACAGCCGTTGGCGGTCGCACTCGCGAACATGGCCGCGTCGCCGCAGTACCAGACGAACTACGGGCTGCTGATGGCGGCGACCGTGGTCGGGCTCGTCCCGCCGGCGGTCGTGTTCGTCGTGTGTGCGCAAGCTTGGGATCGCGGATGA
- a CDS encoding sugar ABC transporter permease — protein sequence MLAPFACLLGAWVVWPLLGSAASGLRPTLIGQLATDRIFWGALANTALITAALLVIQLPLGLGLALLLDRRDVFGRGFLRLAYFSTHLVGAVFAAVIFAVLFGGKRAPANAMLGWINIGPIGFLTDPAWALPTLLLAAVWIGVGFTAIFLLAALRNVDATLLDAAALDGAGATRRLWHVILPGIRPALLLLVVASSVWGLQLFELPFLLFNGPGPGYRGLTVVMYLYRVGFEDGQLGYASTIGWVLLVLCGSLALVQIRLLREQP from the coding sequence ATGCTCGCACCCTTTGCATGCTTGTTGGGCGCGTGGGTGGTTTGGCCATTGCTCGGCTCGGCGGCTTCAGGACTTCGGCCGACGCTGATCGGCCAACTCGCAACCGACCGCATCTTCTGGGGGGCGCTAGCCAACACGGCGCTAATCACCGCAGCCCTGTTGGTGATTCAGCTACCACTCGGGCTCGGGCTGGCGTTGTTGCTTGATCGACGCGACGTGTTCGGACGGGGTTTCCTGAGACTCGCGTACTTTTCGACACACCTTGTCGGGGCCGTGTTTGCCGCCGTCATCTTCGCGGTGTTGTTCGGTGGAAAACGTGCGCCGGCGAACGCGATGCTGGGTTGGATCAACATCGGTCCGATCGGGTTTCTCACCGACCCGGCATGGGCACTGCCGACGCTGCTGCTTGCCGCCGTCTGGATCGGCGTCGGGTTCACCGCGATCTTCTTGCTTGCGGCGTTGCGTAATGTGGACGCCACCCTGCTCGATGCCGCAGCGCTCGACGGCGCGGGTGCAACCCGAAGGCTTTGGCATGTCATCCTGCCAGGCATCCGGCCCGCGTTGCTCTTGCTCGTCGTCGCCAGCAGCGTGTGGGGGTTGCAGTTGTTCGAGCTGCCGTTCCTGCTCTTCAACGGCCCGGGGCCCGGCTATCGCGGACTGACCGTCGTCATGTACCTGTACCGCGTCGGCTTCGAAGACGGCCAACTCGGCTACGCGTCGACGATCGGTTGGGTCCTGCTGGTGCTCTGCGGCTCGCTCGCGTTGGTGCAGATTCGTTTGCTGAGGGAGCAGCCGTGA
- a CDS encoding UvrD-helicase domain-containing protein, whose translation MADYAGVSLTDAQHDAVTATGQDILVSAAAGSGKTRVLSARAVYLMADAPEPCDAADLLVVTFTRKAATEMRGRIADVLDQRATTAEGELHTRLQRQRMLLGRAQIGTVHSFCQALLRRHFEAARLDPNFVVLEDDAAFLMRRRVMGEVLNRWFDESRGDFYKLVESYGGSSDGGIASTLLRLHGLLASMPDPSRWRERALAQIEGDDFIHTVAGMIAATLDPQRGALFEHAEQFARLDAAGELPKNFAAYVTDFAETIAQLHDMADAGQLDEARSTFEAWQKRWRSIPAIKADHPHKQRRDAFAALRDRIVKDDTFNELLRFSNADWSDSLKRIRPFAPLLMELLADFQACFEREKRLIRAVDFNDLEALSLRLLRENLDVAEREQSRIRHVLVDEAQDLNPLQDELLRAIAPPGRSFFVGDTKQSIYRFRLADVTLFAGRESAFERGEGGRLIRLSRNYRSSGRLLGSINDIFGTLMRGGPSEIDYAAGHRLEPGRSLPVTEAPAIEVNVLPAVAATDEDEQPTESDEREALFIARRLRAMIGKEQITANNEVTTLRPGHCAVLLRTAKHQAEIVSRVLRRFGIPVQADVTTGFFDALEIRDVLSVLETIANGRQDIPLAAAVRSPLLAIEDATALLANIRLAAPDGTPMLFHEALAFAADRDDALGEQLRREVREPLRRFRALFGRLPVGDALWALLTQETQYLTWCRSLDDGRQREANVLELLDRARRHDATDGGGLAAWLRSLSILRAESELGQPDDLRPAGDAVRVMSVHASKGLEFPVVFLPQMGRAFNESDLNANVLFDRDAGIGLRAVDLDRKAHWPSASSVVVRDALRKRGRAEEMRVLYVALTRAEQHVIAIGSERAAKTSPTPVEPMSARTPLAWLRHTANITGAIGFNTHEPDDQHLWADERPDKAATGRLAKVARFADLGGNPEQGQSTVQRALQAPTALDLPQATSVTGLSRLEKRELVGLLPEQEVAAQPLPLRSSLFVENTATAGEVGSATHTLLDHLDYRRAGSVEDVAEQADALVDRGYLQPMARAALDLPSVVWMATGPVGDAVRGSDDVRRELPFMRLLPDAHLLGRGHRVDADRPLLRGRLDLAIARNRQWTLVDFKTDKRVADDLDTYDTQLGLYADMLTELTGMPVIQRLLVFLTPRQVVSL comes from the coding sequence ATGGCTGACTACGCCGGTGTCTCCCTGACCGATGCGCAGCACGATGCCGTCACGGCCACCGGGCAGGACATCCTGGTCAGCGCGGCCGCCGGTAGCGGCAAGACCCGCGTTCTCTCGGCCCGGGCAGTGTACCTCATGGCCGACGCACCCGAGCCGTGCGACGCGGCTGATCTGCTGGTGGTCACGTTCACCCGCAAGGCCGCTACCGAGATGCGTGGCCGGATCGCCGACGTTCTCGATCAACGCGCCACCACCGCCGAGGGTGAACTCCACACTCGTCTACAGCGTCAGCGGATGCTCCTCGGTCGTGCACAGATTGGCACGGTACATAGCTTTTGCCAGGCGCTACTCCGGAGACATTTCGAAGCGGCTCGCCTCGATCCGAACTTTGTCGTGCTCGAGGACGACGCCGCGTTTCTCATGCGGCGACGGGTGATGGGCGAGGTGCTCAACCGTTGGTTCGACGAATCACGGGGCGATTTTTACAAACTCGTCGAGTCGTACGGCGGTTCGTCCGACGGGGGTATCGCGTCGACGCTGCTCCGACTGCATGGGTTACTCGCGAGCATGCCCGATCCGTCGCGATGGCGTGAGCGAGCACTCGCTCAAATCGAGGGCGACGATTTCATCCACACCGTCGCCGGGATGATCGCTGCAACGCTCGACCCGCAACGTGGGGCCCTGTTTGAACATGCCGAACAGTTCGCCCGTCTCGACGCGGCCGGCGAGCTGCCCAAAAACTTCGCGGCATACGTTACGGATTTCGCCGAGACGATCGCCCAGCTCCACGACATGGCCGACGCCGGCCAGCTCGACGAGGCACGCAGCACCTTCGAGGCCTGGCAAAAGCGCTGGCGGAGCATTCCGGCGATAAAAGCCGACCACCCGCACAAGCAGAGGCGTGATGCGTTCGCGGCGCTGCGTGACCGGATCGTCAAGGACGACACGTTCAACGAACTGTTGCGATTTTCAAACGCGGATTGGTCCGATTCGCTCAAACGCATCCGGCCTTTCGCGCCGTTACTGATGGAGCTGCTCGCCGATTTCCAGGCGTGTTTCGAACGCGAAAAACGCCTGATCCGCGCCGTCGATTTCAACGACTTGGAAGCCCTTTCGCTGCGGCTACTCCGCGAAAATCTCGATGTAGCCGAGCGCGAGCAGTCGCGGATTCGTCACGTGCTCGTTGATGAAGCGCAGGACCTGAACCCGTTGCAGGACGAGCTCCTCCGCGCCATCGCACCGCCGGGACGGTCGTTCTTCGTCGGTGACACAAAGCAGAGCATCTACCGCTTTCGACTGGCTGACGTCACGCTCTTTGCCGGGCGAGAGTCGGCGTTTGAGCGGGGCGAAGGCGGACGGCTGATTCGACTGTCACGCAACTACCGCAGCAGCGGCCGGCTACTCGGGTCGATCAACGACATCTTCGGCACACTGATGCGGGGCGGGCCGAGCGAGATCGACTACGCCGCCGGGCATCGCCTCGAACCGGGCCGGTCGCTTCCCGTGACCGAAGCGCCGGCGATCGAGGTGAACGTACTACCGGCTGTTGCCGCGACCGATGAGGACGAGCAGCCCACCGAGTCCGACGAGCGGGAGGCCTTGTTCATCGCCCGCCGTCTACGCGCCATGATTGGCAAAGAGCAGATCACCGCAAACAACGAGGTCACCACGCTTCGCCCCGGACACTGCGCGGTCCTGCTGCGAACGGCCAAGCACCAGGCCGAAATCGTGTCGCGTGTCCTGCGGCGATTCGGCATCCCGGTACAGGCCGATGTCACGACGGGTTTCTTCGATGCCTTGGAGATCCGGGACGTCTTGTCCGTCCTCGAGACGATCGCGAACGGTCGGCAGGATATCCCGCTCGCCGCCGCGGTGCGTTCGCCGCTGCTGGCCATCGAAGATGCGACGGCCCTGCTTGCCAATATCAGGCTGGCCGCGCCTGACGGTACCCCCATGCTGTTTCACGAGGCGTTGGCGTTCGCGGCCGACCGGGACGACGCGCTGGGCGAACAACTCCGACGCGAGGTCCGCGAGCCCTTGCGGCGGTTCCGCGCCCTGTTCGGTCGGCTACCCGTGGGCGATGCACTCTGGGCCTTGCTCACGCAGGAAACGCAGTATCTCACCTGGTGCCGATCGCTCGACGACGGCCGGCAGCGCGAAGCGAACGTGCTCGAACTGCTCGATCGCGCCCGGCGTCATGACGCGACCGACGGCGGCGGACTTGCGGCCTGGCTCCGCTCGCTCTCGATCCTCCGGGCCGAGTCCGAGCTCGGCCAGCCTGACGATCTTCGCCCCGCCGGTGACGCGGTGCGCGTGATGAGCGTGCATGCGTCGAAGGGATTGGAGTTTCCCGTGGTGTTTCTGCCGCAGATGGGCCGGGCGTTCAACGAATCGGACCTCAACGCCAACGTTTTGTTCGACCGCGACGCGGGGATCGGATTGCGCGCGGTCGATCTCGACCGGAAGGCACACTGGCCGTCGGCATCCTCGGTGGTCGTACGCGATGCGTTGCGGAAGCGCGGCCGGGCCGAGGAGATGCGGGTGCTGTACGTTGCCCTGACGCGTGCGGAGCAGCACGTCATCGCGATCGGTTCGGAGCGTGCCGCGAAGACCAGCCCAACCCCGGTAGAACCGATGAGCGCTCGCACACCGCTGGCCTGGCTACGTCACACGGCAAACATCACTGGAGCGATCGGCTTCAACACGCACGAGCCGGACGACCAGCATCTCTGGGCCGACGAACGGCCGGACAAGGCGGCGACGGGCCGACTTGCCAAAGTCGCCCGCTTCGCGGACCTCGGCGGAAACCCCGAACAAGGTCAATCGACCGTACAGCGCGCCCTTCAAGCGCCAACCGCGCTCGACCTCCCGCAAGCGACCAGCGTCACCGGACTGTCGCGTCTCGAGAAGCGCGAATTGGTTGGTCTGCTGCCCGAGCAGGAAGTAGCCGCTCAACCCCTACCGCTGCGCTCGTCGCTGTTCGTCGAGAACACCGCGACGGCCGGTGAGGTCGGCAGTGCGACGCACACGTTGCTCGACCATCTCGACTACCGCCGGGCGGGCTCGGTCGAAGACGTTGCTGAGCAAGCGGATGCATTGGTGGATCGTGGCTACCTGCAACCGATGGCACGCGCCGCACTGGATCTGCCGAGTGTGGTATGGATGGCGACCGGTCCGGTCGGTGATGCGGTGCGCGGGTCGGACGACGTTCGGCGAGAACTGCCGTTCATGCGACTGCTGCCGGATGCACACCTTCTCGGACGCGGGCATCGGGTCGACGCCGATCGGCCATTGCTGCGTGGCCGACTCGATTTGGCGATCGCGCGGAACCGGCAATGGACGCTTGTCGATTTCAAGACGGACAAACGTGTCGCCGACGACCTCGACACATACGACACGCAACTGGGCTTGTATGCGGACATGCTGACCGAACTGACCGGCATGCCCGTGATACAGCGGTTGCTGGTGTTCCTGACACCGCGGCAGGTGGTGTCGTTGTGA